The Gammaproteobacteria bacterium genome segment CGAGACCGTAAGGTGCGCCGGTTGCGCATCGACGACCACGTCTGGCAATACGTCTCGTTTGGCGCAGGCGATCAGACGATTCTGTTTCTGCATGGAATGGGTGGCGCCTACGACATCTGGTGGCAGCAACTCGAAGCGTTCGCCGGCCGGTTTCATGTCGTGTCGGTCACCTATCCCGACGTTGCGACCCTTGCCGGGCTTCGTCGCGGCCTTCTCGCGATTCTGGACGCCGAGCGCATCGACCGGTTCAGTGTCGTGGGGACATCCCTGGGCGGGTACTTGGCGCAATACCTCGTTGCTCACGACGCGGACCGGATCGATCGTGCGGTGTTCGCCAATACGTTCCCACCGAATGACATCATCTCCGCCGAGAATGCCCGGACGGCAGCCGTCTCGGCGTACCTGCCGGAGAGACTCGTCATGGGGGTGTTCCGCAAGCGCGTCGCCTCAGGCGCCGTTCCGGCGGCCGGCGGCTCACCTCTGGTGCGCGCCTACCTGTACGAGCAGTCGCGCGGGGTGATGTCCAAGGCGCAGTTCCTGACGCGGTACCAATGTGTGATCGACCGGTTCGACCCGGTGGAACCCCCGATGCCGGTGCTGATCATCGAATCCGACAACGACCCTCTCGTATCGCGCGAGCTGCGGGAGATGCTCCGACGCACCTATCCGAATGCAGAGACCTACACGTTTCACAAGACGGGGCACTTCACCTATCTGAACGAACCTGTGGCGTACACGCGGGTGCTGGCCGAGTTCCTGGAACGACACGACTGAGGCAGCTCGCGAGCGTTTAGGCTGCACGGCGACTGTTGTCATGGAGGTTCTTCGTGAAGTTCGGCATCGTGATGTTTCCTACCGATCAGGCGATCCAGCCGGTCGAACTCGCCAGGGAAGTGGAGGCCCGCGGTTTCGAGTCGCTGTGGTTCCCGGAGCACAGCCACATTCCGGTGAGTCGTCGCACCCCGTGGGGAGGCGTCAAGGATGCACCACCGCTGCCGGGGTACTACGCCCGAACACATGACCAGTTCGTGGCCCTCGCCGCCGCAGCCGCGGTGACCACGACGTTGCAGCTCGGCACCGGGATCACCCTGGTCGCCCAGCGGGATCCGATCTGGCTGGCGAAGCAGGTCGCGTCACTGGACACGATCTCGGGCGGCAGGGTGCTGTTCGGGATCGGGTACGGCTGGAACAAGGAGGAGATGGCCGATCACGGTGTCGCCTATCTCGAGCGAAGAGCGATTCTGCGAGAGAAGATCCTGGCGATGAAGGAGCTGTGGACCCAGGAGGTCGCCTCGTTCGACGGTGAGTACGTTCGTTTCGAGCCAAGCTGGTCATGGCCGAAGCCGGTCCAGAAGCCCCACCCGCCGATCATCCTCGGTGGCGCCGCAGGCCCGCGTACGTTCGGTGACATCGTCGAGTTCTGCGATGGCTGGATGCCTATCGCAGGCCGCCACGATATGTTCGACAAGATCGACGCACTCCAGGAGGCGGCCGCTGCCGCGGGCCGACATCCGATCGAGCTGAGTGTGAGTGGACCGAAGCCCGAGCCGGGGATCATCGAGCGCTACGCCGATGCCGGGATCTCCCGTGTTGTGTTCGGCATCCCCCCGAGATCCGCCGACGAGGTGCTGCCTCGACTCGACCGGTACGCGGCGCTTGTGAACGAGTTCGGCGGGACGTGAGCCCAGCCTGGGCGCGCCGCTCTGTCCGCCCAGAGCGGATGATCTGTGGTGCTTCGACGTCGAATCGGTCAGGGTGGACCTGGTCGGTTGGACCCGGTCAGGGAGGGTCGGGCCCGCCGCACGGTTTGCGGAAACGGAGTCTTTCCGGCGGGCTGTTGCGGTCGATGGTGTAGCCCATGCCGTGGATGACGACGTGGTGGTGGTACCAGCAGAGCGTGGTGAGGTTGTCCGGGTCGGTTCGGCCGCCCTGGGAGAAGGGGTTGATGTGGTGGGGTTGGAGTCGGTACCGGCTCGTACATCCATCGGCCGTACAGGATCCGTGGTCGCGATGCAGGACTGCTCTACGGAGTGTGGGGGAGACGACTCTGGTTCTGCGTCCTACCGCCATGGCTCGTCCGCCGGTGACCGTGATCGTTTCGATCGAACCGGTGCAGAGCGCTTCGGCGAGAGACTCGGGTCCGATGCGGATTCCGGTGTCGAGGCACACTCCCGTCTCGGCTCCGGTTCTTGCTGCGTCCTCGACGTCGACGAAGATGCTCAGCAGTGGGGCACCGGTTCCGGTTGTCGTCGTTGCGTCGAGTGAGTCGGTGGCGAGAGCGACCAGGGCGTCCGCGTTGCGTTGTCCGAGGGTGGGTCTGGTTCTGTCGGGGAGGGCAGGGAACCGGTCGGCCCGATGCACGAGCGCCTCTTCGACGATCCGGCCGTCGACACCAGCGAGGATCCCCCACAGATGCCATGAGGTTTCGTCGAGGTTCGGTTGCATGGCCAGGTAGCGGTCGGTGAACGTGGCTGCTTCTTGACGGCGCATGAGTCGCCTGCGATGGGCGACGGCTCGACGCAGACCGGCGATGTCGAGGTGCCGTGCGGATTCGACAGGATCGTCTGCTCCGGTCGCAGCGTACCTGCACAGCTCGACGGCCCGATCGAACGATACGCGACCGGCACGCAGAGCATCGTTGACTTCGGGGGCATCGGTGAGGCTCCTTGTGGTGCGTGTGAGCGCCGACGCAGTCTCCGGGGCCACGTCCAGGCGGCTCGACACCCATTCGTCCATGCTTCGACACCCGTCACCCAACGGAATCTGGCGGCGATCCACCTCGGCCAGCAACGTCAATTGACGGGCACGAGCCCGGCCGATGAGCAGCTCCAGGCCGGCAAGTTCCTGTTCTAGACCGTCGGCTGTTACTTCATCCAGTACGTCCATACCCGCAACGTACCAGCCGGGTGTGACAGAAAACGTCCTCTGGCGATGGTTGGCGATAAATAACCGAGAGTGCCGGTGCGTTACGGTGACAGGACGGCCCGAACTTCGGAGACAGGATATGTGAAGCTCGTGGCGATCAGCGCCGGATTGTCGGCGAACGGAATCGGGGTGGACCATGCTCCGCCGGGGAGTTGCCGCCAGCGATACGTGCCGTTCCATGCGGCCGTGAACGTGATCGTGTAGTCGCCCTTGCGCTCGTAGCGATGCGTGGCCGCCGCGCTGTGAGGGAGGTCGTCGGCACTGCCCGGCACGGCAGATGTGGCGATGGTTCCGTCCCCCATGTCCCAGACGAACGCCTCGAGGACTGCCCACGCCTCGATCTCCATCGTGATGCCGGATCCCGGATCGGTGAAGGTGAGCGTGAACGGAGGGATCTCGGTGCCGCCCTCGTACCAGAGCCACGTGTCGAGGCCGGTGAGACCTTCGGTGATCGGACTCGTGGCGGTCTCTCCGGACGGGGCGCGTCTGCGGATCTCTTCGCTCAGGTCGATGCCGTCGAGAGGCGACGTCGGGGACGAGGTTGTCGGCGGCGAAGATGGCGGGGCTTCCGTCCGAGCGGCGGGGTGCGTTGGGGACGAGGTCTCCCTGACCGAAGCGCCAGCCGAAATCGGTGGCGCGGACTTTGCTGTTCCACAACTCGCCGTCGAGCCAGTACAGCAGTCGCAGTACCTGGGGGCTGCCGTCGGGGCAGGTGAGCACCTTCTGGACCTTCCATCCCTTGCCGTAGTCGAGCCACTCCTGGGGGATGCGGCCGCGGCCCGGTGAGCCCCCGCCGGCTTCGCACCGGGCGATCAGCTCGGGGTCGCCCAACCAATCGCAGCGTCCGTTCCCTGCTCTCGCGAGTGGGGTGGACCCCAGGAAGAGCACAAAGGCCATGGTGCCGGCGACGAGGCTTGGAAGGTGACGTCGCAGTCTCATGGGCTCGCAGGAGCGTGATCGAAGGGATTGCGGAGCACCTCGGAGATCAGCCACGAGCCGTTGTCGGCGAGGTCGAAGGTGAGCGTCCAGGGTGCTCGCCGGAGGGTGTCCGAAATCAGGACCGAGGTTTGGCCGGTAACGACACGGGAGCCTCCGTATTCAACAGTGATGCTTACGTCCGTCGGCGGCGCGCCGGGATCAATCTCAGTTCGAGCAAAGTCGGCCTCCACCAACACAAACGTCTCGGTCAGACCCTCGTAGTGGGCGTCCTGGTCGAGCAGATCCTGGATCTCGGCGAGGGTGTCACGCATCTCGACGCTGCCCGCCCGGCTCGATCACGGTCGCCAGGATGTCCTCGGCCACCTGGTCGGGGTGCTCCAACGCCCAGTTGCGGACCGCGAAGTAGCCCTCGACGAGCGGGATGAAATCCTCGATCTCGTACCCGGCCGGGACCATGTCGACACTCGGTGGCCCATCGACCGGCGCGGTGGTGGTCGTTGTCGATGGGGGAGTCGTCGTGGACGTGGTCGATGGGGGAGCGGTGGTCGTGGACGAGAGGCTTGACGGCGTGACAGTCGACGACGGTGGCGGGGTTTCGACGGTGTAGGAACAGGCGACGCAGAGCCCCAGCAACGCCGCGACGGCGAATCCCCGCATACCCCTCCTCCCTGGACCCAAAACCTAGCAAATGACTTCGAGGTTTTCCACTGCACCGTAAACTATCACAATCAACGACTAACGACAACAGGACATCCTGAAGACCTGTTGGCCGGCAAGGGGAATAGCCCGGGCTCGGCAGATACTCCGTTCGCAGGCTCCCGCAGCCAGAAACGGCGGGCATCGCCAAGTCACCCAAGAATGAGATGAGCGTGTGACCGCGGGCCGAATCGATGGCGGACTGCTCAGCCGGTCACGACCCAGGCTGTCGTGACAGCCGCCGTCGAAATCGCGGCTCAAGAGCACCGCGCGCCAGATACTCCAGATTCTGCACCGGGTCGCTCACGAAGGTCTTCAAGAACCCAGCGGCGGCTTCAGCGAGGCGTCCCGACATGAGACCGATCATCGCCGACCCGCCTTGAACGATCTGCGTGGTGAGCTGCCGACCCGTCTCGTTGTCGGCGATGCGTCGCACCTGCTCGAACAGGTCCTCGCCATCGTCGATGCCGCCTCGCGCCGCGGCCACCCTCGCGCGGATGGCCAGGTGTCCGGCAAGATTGAGTCCGGGGGAGCGCGTCGATGTCGAAGTTGTCCTGGAGAACTGCGACGGCTTGGTCGAAGTAGAAGCTCGAGAGGTTGTGTGCCGTGAACAGGGCGACACTCGATCGCCTGCTGCCGGCTCTTGGCGAAACGCGGCCTCGTATTCCAAACTGCCACTAGGCGGGTCATGCTCGTGGAGGACCTACACCACGTTCGTTGTACTGCGTCACTCGGGGCTGCGGATGAGGGTGGATCCGTCCCATTTCGACATTCAGAAGACCTGCGATGCTGCCGAAGGAATGACATGCGTGTAGAGCCGACAGATAGCGCTGACGGTAGGCCTCGTCGGTCGATCAACGCGGCGTTGGGGATTCTGGTCGGCGCTGTGATTCTCGTGCTCGCAACGTGGTACGCCTCCTCGGCGACGACACAGCGAGTTGCAGCGAACGCCGAGTCGCTGCATTGGACCAACGCGACGCTCGGTGCAGTCTCGATCGCCCGCGCGTCGAACGGTCAAGCGGTCTTCTTCGCCGTCGACGGCAGCGAGGGGGTCGCGAGCGCCGAAGCGGTCGACCGCGCTCTCGGTGAAGCCGAGAAGAACGTCGCAGCGCTCGAATCGTTGATCAGTCGCGCGTCTGGCGAGATCGCAGCGCCAAGAC includes the following:
- a CDS encoding DUF222 domain-containing protein: MDVLDEVTADGLEQELAGLELLIGRARARQLTLLAEVDRRQIPLGDGCRSMDEWVSSRLDVAPETASALTRTTRSLTDAPEVNDALRAGRVSFDRAVELCRYAATGADDPVESARHLDIAGLRRAVAHRRRLMRRQEAATFTDRYLAMQPNLDETSWHLWGILAGVDGRIVEEALVHRADRFPALPDRTRPTLGQRNADALVALATDSLDATTTTGTGAPLLSIFVDVEDAARTGAETGVCLDTGIRIGPESLAEALCTGSIETITVTGGRAMAVGRRTRVVSPTLRRAVLHRDHGSCTADGCTSRYRLQPHHINPFSQGGRTDPDNLTTLCWYHHHVVIHGMGYTIDRNSPPERLRFRKPCGGPDPP
- a CDS encoding PKD domain-containing protein; amino-acid sequence: MEIEAWAVLEAFVWDMGDGTIATSAVPGSADDLPHSAAATHRYERKGDYTITFTAAWNGTYRWRQLPGGAWSTPIPFADNPALIATSFTYPVSEVRAVLSP
- a CDS encoding TIGR03619 family F420-dependent LLM class oxidoreductase, which translates into the protein MKFGIVMFPTDQAIQPVELAREVEARGFESLWFPEHSHIPVSRRTPWGGVKDAPPLPGYYARTHDQFVALAAAAAVTTTLQLGTGITLVAQRDPIWLAKQVASLDTISGGRVLFGIGYGWNKEEMADHGVAYLERRAILREKILAMKELWTQEVASFDGEYVRFEPSWSWPKPVQKPHPPIILGGAAGPRTFGDIVEFCDGWMPIAGRHDMFDKIDALQEAAAAAGRHPIELSVSGPKPEPGIIERYADAGISRVVFGIPPRSADEVLPRLDRYAALVNEFGGT
- a CDS encoding alpha/beta fold hydrolase, with protein sequence MKQDLYAYVEEDVRESLFGFRRDRKVRRLRIDDHVWQYVSFGAGDQTILFLHGMGGAYDIWWQQLEAFAGRFHVVSVTYPDVATLAGLRRGLLAILDAERIDRFSVVGTSLGGYLAQYLVAHDADRIDRAVFANTFPPNDIISAENARTAAVSAYLPERLVMGVFRKRVASGAVPAAGGSPLVRAYLYEQSRGVMSKAQFLTRYQCVIDRFDPVEPPMPVLIIESDNDPLVSRELREMLRRTYPNAETYTFHKTGHFTYLNEPVAYTRVLAEFLERHD